CCGCAGTCACGCCTTTGCATATGTCTGACTCCCAGTCCATCTCCATCCACGAATGCCTTCCTAATTTATGTGATACCAGAAAGTATCTACGTATCTATGCATCTTTTTGCCGAAAACTTGCAGCTTGTCGCGTCCAATTTGTACAGTTGAAAGTCAGGGAAACTAAGGAACCAAAAGCGTAGACTTAGTGCCGGAAAATGGGGTTTCCCACGAATGGTGGTGAGGGTATAGGAATCAAATGAAAAATCCATTTACCGAGTCGCATTTTTCCCCCGATCCCATTTGTTTTTGGGTAAATGTGGCAATTTTTTCCTCATATTTCTGAACAAAAAGGCGCAGCattacaaaacaaattacaaaatacgaaaaatacaaaataagagGCATATTTCTCACTTTTATGATGTTtactggccacgccccctcgcCCCCTGCTTTTATTTGTCATGACCTTTCACCCCTATTACAGCCAGCAGGACATCGTTTTTAATACACCATTCCATTTTtctatacaatttttttttaattttgaatttcgaatggaaatttacataatttatgggCAGCAACAAAAGTCACACACAGATACGGATCCGAAATCCGGAGTTCCATGGAAAAAAAGGGGGTGGCGACCTGAAGCATATGCTGGAATGAagtttttttcattaaaaatttgtttataatttacgATTTTTTAAGTTGCACAACCGGGCAAATGAGACGCAAATTATTTTTGGTCCCATTCGGGATACCAAATACCCATTGCCTCGACTTTTTGCTTCTTGATTTGGTCAGGCAGCCTCATTAAGAGCTCATTAAAAAGATTGCGCGAGTTATTTTTGAGCATTTTAAcacgtttttaattttaatgcattttatgGCCCCTTAACAACGTCCTTCGTCACAGTTCaagtcatcatcatcattggaTTTCACCGCGGGCTGACTTTCACTTGTTGACTGCGAATTTTCCACTGAAATCCTCAtcctcattttcattttcatccgcatcctcatTCTCGTCAACGTCACCGCACATCAGCACGTCAAACTTCATTagggaaatgggaaagtgGTGAGGATGGTTTTTCCTGGAGGGTGACTTTCCCCGCTTTCCCTGCGTTGCCTTCATTGTTTTTATGGGCTGCGCTAATTAGTAACGAAGTCATAGAATTTTACAGGAATTGCTCTCAAGGATTGTCATGCTCTTGTCATGCCCCTTCCTGTAAATTAAACCTCACTTGATGCAGTCATCGTTTGTGGTTTTTCCTGGGGTTTCTGTTCTCAAGAGGAAGAATAAGTTAAGTCAGTTAGCTCATTCAAAATATGCATCATTTTCAATAGTATAGATAGTAAACTAGAATCTGAGTAAAATGCCACAACAAATTAATCAGTTCAGGAAACCAGACTGACCACTTGACCAGCACATAACTCAGAGGTAATCCCAACTAAGTGGAAACCAAGAACGAAGGCAATTACCAGAAAACATTTTACCATTTGACAAAGTGAAAGTGCAGGAGTTGCGGGCCCAAGACGTTGGCAGCTCCATAAATTTGCGGGCACACGGACATAATTATGCAGACAAGCGGCCTCAAAGGGTTAAGACTGGAGTTTGGGGCGCTCGACGGgcttgtaaattaaaaataccaCGCCCCGTCGTGATAAATCAAAGTCAGTGGGCTTTGTATTGGGATTTGGCGAAAGGAATTTGTAGACATTAAGAAAGTCCAACTCGGAATTCTTCGCCAAGCCCTTCCTGTTGCTTCATTTCTTGGCATTTGAATAAAGTTGGACCTTGTTTTGGGGAAAGTGTCGTTGACATGTTAAGACTTCTTACAGATTTATGGCCcagccaaaaaggaaaaccctTGGTGGTTACTTTTATGGTAGAAGAAGGTACTGagccaatttaaaaattgaatttcaaaacTTAGCACTCCGATTTCGAGCTAATCATGTCTCAAATTGGCCAACACATGTGCCTGGTGGCTTTTAGATCTTTTGagcgaaaagtgaaaattttgACACATGTCCCCATTGTCTCGTGGCTTTATCCCGCAGGCCCTAATGCGATTATTTGCTGTGTTTTTGCCCCAAAAATTTGCCAGCAGCTCTGGCTAAATTGGATTGCAGTTGCTCATAACTGTCACACATGGCAGAGGAACTACTCAGCATCCTTATCTCTGGTGTGTCAACACCGAACCACCCGAAAAAACAAGGACCAAAATCCTgaaaacaagcaaataaaagGGAGAGGAAAATTCAGGGGATATTCGAAGGTATCTAATACTCTTTAAAGTCCAAAATTCTAAGTGGTTATCCTTAGCACTACTCCCTGATCTTTCAACTAGTGAAGAACACAAAACATATTCGACCCTTGTTGTTCTCAAACATCATCTATTAGCGATTATTCCCTTTCAGGCAGGGCACAATACAACAATTTCTGGGCAGTTTTTCAATAAACCCATCAAAAGGTACTAGTGCTGACGCTTTGAACCCTCGCCCATGTGCCTAACCCCGCCCACTTTCCACTACGAAATGCCCCCTGGCTAACTCATTGTAAACGCAATTTGATTTATGAACAAtgtggaaattgaaaattgtcGCAAGGTCACTTTAATTTGAGAGTTATGCGACTTTAAACTGAATAACACAGGGGATGTCCCTTGCTGATGATGCGGCAGGAAGTGAATTATGTCATGGCTCATTGTGAGGTTATGTTACGCGATGACACGGGTACAGTACCGCCCCCGAGCAACTATGCTCGCATGCGGCAACTGTACTCGAGCTTTGTGGCGTGTGAAAACAGGATGCGACACGCGTCGCTTGTTAACCGCTCGCTGTTGCAAGTTAAAGAGCAATTTTGAAAACGGGACAGCAGGGGTGACCAGTCGCCACCCTCTTTGTCTTTAGATTTTAGGGGTTGGGGATTTATATTCCATGTTTGTTACTAGCTGTTTACTCGCTGGCCGCTCAAGTGCCGCAATGGTTTAGTGTCAGCTTATAGTTTTGACATTTGTCGCCGGAATAAAGCTGATTGCAGATGGGTATCGGAAGTGGGTCCTGGCCAAGTGCTGATGGCCAGTGATGATGGATGTCCTGTGATTGCCTGCGATCTGCTGAAGTGTGAAATATGTCTGTAACTTGTAACTTCTGAGCACAGAAATGGGTAGgatttatgaaataaatatttgcacaaaacTTAATTCAATTTCTGAGCTGAATGATACTCTTTTTGCGTATTAATTCAGTAagctattttgtttttctacttttttGGATTACTTGGATTATTCAGAGGAAGGATTCCTATGCCAACCAATGAAGGATGTGCAGATTACCCCTGAAAACTCCGAGTGACCACTATTCACTGCACTGAAATTCCTCGGGGGCATTTTGAACTCTTTGGCTGCTTGACAAAGTTTCACTTATTCGGCAAttattggaaatatttttgggttttaattgaaaactgGTGGCTGTGACCCGCCGCTCCGAGCCACTTTCATGCATGCCTGCACCTGCTGTCCACAATTAAAACTGCCCACTCCACTCAAAGAATGCGAACTTTTCATGGTTATCACTTGGCTCGCTGTGGgggattttatttttcatggcttttcgattttaattgaaatttatgcccCGGCTCTCAAAGGATTCTGTTCACACTACCTCctgccatttatttttggtcaCGTGCTCattcgccaaaaaaaagagaaaggaGAGGGAGAGAGTGTTGCAAATTGTTGGAAATTTCGAAATTTACATGGACAAAAGGGGTGATCCTGTGATTTACAGCCCGCACTTTCGTAATTTATGAGCCGCAGCActtgaaaaacaaagccaaaaaccaaaaaccaaaccgaagCGAACCAAAAACACGGAAAGTGCATGCAAAACATTCTGTGGCGCCATTTTGTTGTGCTTTGCGACTTGTTCATGtgtaaaatttgaaattgttgtAAATAATTACCCTAATGGCTGCCGCCGCCCCATTTTCTTGGTCCTCGAATTGGAACTGGAGCTGCTGGCAGTTAATTTGGCGTCCTCGGGCATCGTCGCCATTTGTAATTAAGCCTAAACCGTTAATATTTCAGCCAGATAAGAGCAACTGCATCCCCAACTCcgcacccacacccacacccacacccaagTTCAAGTGCCCATAAATTCACGGCCAGAAGTTGGTCTTTCGCGAAGGAACTCACATCCAAATTGTTTGGGGCAACATTTTTCGGTTCGGGTGTTAATTTCCAGGCAGATTTCCACATTTTTCCTTATCTCAGGGTGtagtgaaagtgaaaatttcCCGGGCATTGGCAAGAATTTAATTAGCATACCGAATCGTTAACAAGATTGCAAAGCCAGTGAGTTATGCACAAGTTTCGCATTTAAATATTGCCGAGTGAGAGACGGGTTAATCCTTTGAAATGGGGTATATGCTGTAATTTAGACATAGGTTGGGTTTGCTGCAAGTTAAGACGCAAGAAATCACAAAGTTAACTTGGAAATGAGAcatatttgaaattgtttttatttaaaacaaggAACAGCGAAATCTATACAGGTCTCTTATCTCAACCagaatgtgtatgtgtgaattaaatttaaatatatttagagTACGTATAATAAGTAATCTTTTAAAGCAACCATATAATGGCAAAACATATTACTACTACGGTGTAACATTATTCAACAACTACTGTAagatattattaaataaatccattttcagccaatttGAATATCTGAAAACAcaccaaatattttgttagtTCAATTCAGTAATTTGTTTATCTTATTTAGTACTTACTGTTATGGTggatatttatttcaattttgggaaatgaaaatttcgGCTTTCCCTTTCGTTTTCGAGCAGCGTGAGCATTTTGCGAGGAAATGAAGAGTAGAACGACGACTAGCAGCCAACTGAATTTGAAGTATATCATTTTGAAGGTAATAAATCCGTGAGTTTTGTTTCTGAGCTGAGCGTTGAATTAAGACTGAAGCTGTGGCTGCTCAAGAGGCAGATTAAATATTTCCGATTCGACTGCTTATGACATCACATTTCTCCTTATCAGCTTGGTTTTTACCAAAGAAGAGCTCGTCGGCGAACCGAAAGGTGAACCCCCGGGAGCTctaaaaaaacccaaaacagcTGAATCGGCGTGGCTATGATCATTCATAGGTTTTTATTTACTCTCAGGCGTATTTAATCTGTATTGATGTCGaagaaaatatacaatttagcaacaacaatgtgcaattaaaacattttgtttcgttgtttgtttatttatgtttattgaaaagtttttatggcAAGCAGGCAAACTGAAAATGTATCGCAGTATTTGCAGTATTCTGTAGGTTGTGTTTCagatattttgtatttttgaaaGCACCTGAAATTGATTAAACATGTAGTTTGGAAAATGTATGTTTCACTCACCTATGTCTGtgttgtttttgatttttggcaaCGGGCgtgtttttattagtttttatcaataaaacggaggATAAAGAACGAAAATCCCTTAACCCACTGTGAAACCCAAAACACTCAATAACTACACAAACATGCATAAATTGCATTATAAGCGACCCAAACAAAGCATTATGAGTCGGAGCCCTCGAAGCAGCCATAACTATTCATTATCGACGCATAAACGACCCTTTAAGCACTCATAActtcaatttttattaaataaacagCACAATGCGATGTGCCGGAAAAAGTGTCACACATATAGTGAGGATATGGCGAATAGTCAGGGGATGTGCCACATCCTTCTGACCCACTAAATTGGATCTGCGAGTCGCCGGAGAACCCTTTCCCTCCTGCATCCTCGCATCCCTTGCCTCATCCGGCGTAATTCAATATTTGACTAGATGAGATTTATGGCCACAGGGTGTAGCGACTTCCTGCGAGGTCctttcgctttatttgcgCAAAGcataatttttgatttagtgCGATTTGTGTCAACGGGTTGTGCAGCCCAATAGTTTCGCAATATTTTCGCCCAAGTGAAAGTTTTACCCGTTTTCCTCGCTTTCcccgtttttgtttgctttccaGCGGATATAAGACCGCATGCTGATTGTCAATCTGAAGTGAGGGGCGGAGTTCAATGTgacccccttttttttttggtttagtCGGAAACGGATGTTCTGCCAGCGGAATTCGCATAAAACTTTACTATTATGCCGAAAATTTGgccgaaaattgaaaatgttttgtacTTTGTATGGCAAATCGCGAGGGAATCCGAGGAACTACGAGGGTGACTGCGGCAGGTACGACACCcaggattcaggattcaggaCTCAGCATTCAGGATGCCATAGATGATAAGGCACATTGGCGATGGGGCAATTTGCCGCCAGAATTTGCATATCGAAAAAGCGCGAAAAAGGGTTGATTCGCACCACCGGAAAAGCGCGACAAGCGAATTTATTACAGGTTGCATTAGATTTAATTGGCGGATGGAGCGTGCGCAGAAAAGCTAATACTTCAACGCCCTAGATAAAGTCACCTTCTACCgaacaaaaacacatttttggaaaatacAACGATATGCGGAACTCTGAAGAGCGATATGATTGCAAAGAATGTTGTTCCTTCAATAGAAAACCTAATAAAATATGATGGGATTTTGTATCGCATATGCTTTGTATCAAAACCACATGTTTTGCCAAAGAAACTTAATTATAACATTTGTTATGAAAAAGGGTGTGAACTTCTAGTTCAGAAGAGCTGAGTTTTGAGTTCCCTTTTTATACTATAAGGAAGTTCATCGAGATCCTTTAAGTGTAACCAGTGTTACGGTATCATAGTGTTTTTAGTGAATAGATCCTTAAGCCGGGTTTTATATGTGTAACCAGTGTTACTGTATCATATTGTTTCGAATGCTGTAAGCAAAGTCATTGTCTATGAAGTTGGAGGTGTCCTGTATAAATGTCTACTTGTCAAAAACTCTAAATACCTCAAGTTGAGTTGCTAAAAATGGAGGACAAGTCGCTGTACTTCCTTAAGATAGATGTTTTGTCGATTAAATATCCTAAAGAAGAAATGTTTTGTTAGTCTGAAGAACACGTCATCTTTGTCATAAAAACCATACTAGCAATCTAGTTCTAGTAGTTTAGCCTACACCTAAAGTAGCAACTTACTTCCTGGGCGGTTGGTTTCAGTGGTTTCCTGGCCAAGTTCGAGGTCTTAGCCCCCCGTCTCCTCCACTCCAATAGCCAGGACCTGAGTAGCTGGCTTGCAAAAGGTGCGACGGAAGTTCCCTGGGATTGTAAGGATCATACCTGAGCATCTGCTGTTGATTCCATTGCATCCTGGGATTATTATGGCTGCGCCAAGGATTATTACATTGGTTACGTGGATTACTATTTCTGATCACAGGTGCCTGAGGTACTGGCACCACTTCCCGAGTTTCAGCAGCTTTCTCCAGGAAAGCATCCTCTTTACCATTTAGCACTGATTTCCTATCGAGGGGGGTTTTCATACAAAGTTTGACACGTCCGAATCGGAAGGATATAGTTCCCTTTAGTTCGATCAGTTTCTTGTGCGATTCATTGTCAACGGCCATAGCCAGATGCAGAAGCTCACCCTGGTTCAACCTCGTCATAACCCTCCACTCAGCCGTTGAGACTGGGTTCTGCGCCTGAATGATTTCCAGGACCTTCTGGCTGCTTGTGGCTAGACTATCTGGAAAGTAGCCGAGGACCACATTCTTCCTGGGCAGTTCAGATTCGTCCATTAACTTTAGTTTAGTGGTCACTTTCGACTGGATGTGGTAAAAGTTTCGTTTGAACCATTCGGAGGTGGAGGAGTTGGAACAAGTCACAAGGAGCCATCCTCTGCGAGCCACACATCCTTCGAACTGCGGCTTCTGGCTGCCAGATTGCTCCACGGTGACGTCAATGATGGCCTCCTTGATCCTGGCCATTTGCTCGCTGGTCAGCGAAGTCCCAGCAGACTCCGCAGCCAAGCCGATTCTCACGCACTGCACTAAAACCGAGTAGGGATACGGATTGCTGCTTTGGATTCCATAGGGAGCGGGTAGAAGGCCCTTAACTGTGGGCAGAGCTTGCACCACCGCCAGAGCCTTTTCTCTGGTCAGCCCCTTCTGCAGAGCCTTTCGGAGCAGCTTCTTTTGCTTGGTTTTCAGCCTGACAAAGCCAGGACCCGAATCCACCGAAGGATTCCGGTTGGGTGATGCTTCTGGAGCAGCATCAGACTCATTTGTTTCTAGACTATTCATTTGGTTCCCACGAGTGCACGGGAACGGAGGTCGCCCACGGCAGAGCCCGAGGTGCCGCAGGAAGTCCGGATTGAAACTGCGGTTGGACAGGTGCGCAGAGTTCGCCTGCTTGAGACCGAGTTCCCCCTCGGCCACACATCCCTCGACGCTGGCTGTTCCGCCTTGGATTGGGGTGATCTTCCAGAGTTGTCTTCTCTTCGCCCGACTACCATTCGCCAGGACCCGTCGGCAGAGACATGACCTGGCCGGGGTCCTGTTTCCGGCCGCCCTCACGAGGAGAGTGtagtcgcacttccgggtgtaCAGACAGTTACGGCACGTCCATCTGGCTCCATCGAGCTCCGGATGGCGCGTGTGGCTCCGCCTATCCATCACCCGGCTGACGGCCATTTGGTGCTTGTAACTATCATTCTTTAAATGATTTTCGTCACTTAAGAGAACACTAAAGATTCTGCTTAAGTATAATGAGaacattttgtttgaattAAGTGACTTAAAGTGTATTATTGTcttgaaatatataatatatatatacactcaATGAGTTTTCaacatttaaaacaaaaataaatgcacgAAAATCAGTAAGAGAGAAAACATATACTACAAAAAccgattttaagtacttagaatatataaataaggAATGCATTGTAAGACCAATATTTAAACATGgttacaaaacatttttcaaaagaacATGGTCgtgaaaaacaatttattgtaattaaaaattaaagtaaacCTACTCTAAAAGTAAACGTTTCTATGTACACCACATGTGTAAATGAGCAACTGATTCTGAGGCTGAGGAAGTGTTCCTAGTGTAGCAGGCAGGTCCTGCGACTCACTTAGTTGCGTTTCATCTCCTCGATCTGCTTCAGCAGGAGCTGCATGCGATCCTTCATCAAGGGCTGTCCTTTTTGGGTCCTTTTGCTGATGGCCTTGGTTTTCTCCAGGCGCTTCTTTTTATAGGCCTTCACCTGGGCGTCCCGCTCCGCCCGGACTTTCTCCCGCTCCGCAGCCTCCTGGGCAGCCTTTTCCTTGCGCTTCATATTCCGAATCTCCggtttatttggcttttcctGCGAAGATAATGCAAAAACATGTGTGGCGTATACCATTACCATATACATGCGTGATTTTCTCGCTTACCCCTTTGGCcttttggttgtttttgctCTTGAAGTAGGGCTTCTGGTTGTGGGCCACCTTGCCAGGGCCTTTGTTTGGTTTTCCGTTGGGTCTTCCTTGACCTTTCTGTGATCtcggtttcatttttgtgtttttattaatttttaagcaGCGAACTAATCGATTTATCGATGTCTGCACGCATGTTACCTTCTGGCATTCACCAACACTGTAAAAAAACAGCTGTTCATACTGACCGTATATCGATAACGTGCTGCGATAACACGAGGTAAAtattggaaataaaaatatttagcatGTTGAAACTAGGCAAGTTTCTGGCGCAAAATGGTGAGTGAAACAGTTGGAAAATGTATGGAAATTGTAATAATTATATGTTTCATAGCCACGTTGGTCAACCTGGTGGGCAGACAGCAGCTGGGAGCCGCCAGCCGGCTGTATTCAGCTGCCCCGGAGTCATCCGATTCGGATTTGCCAATTGACATAACGAATCCCTACGAAAAGGACCCCCAGCAGTGCATCCTGTGCAAGCACAGCATCGAGCCGCACTACAAGAACGTGAAGCTGCTTTCCCAATTCCAATCGCCCTACACGGGTCGCATTTACGGGCGTCACATCACCGGATTATGCAAGCGCCGGCAGGAGCAAGTGGAGCAGGCCATTCTGCGTGCTCAGCAGTGCCTGCTGATGCCGGGTTACCACAAGGACCTCGACTTCCTGCAGGACCCCAAGCTGTTTGATCCCGAGCGGCCAGTTCGCCCACACAAGTACTAGTTGTCTGATAACTTTTAGTTTCCTCTTTGTTGCAATGGGAATATACAGTTTCTTAATGTTAAATCTTAAAACTATGTTTAACTAAGCACACTCCTCCTCCAGATAACGCAGCATCTCGTGGGGAATGCCCAGCCTAGTAAGCAGATCGTCCTTTGAGAGTCCTGGCTCCACCATCGTTAGTAGGTCGTCCACGGAAGCTTTGAATGCCTGGTGCCAGATCTGTATATCGCCCTGCAGTTCAATGATTTTACTGCTCCTAGGACTGTCTGCGAGCTGCTTCTTTCGTGTGCCCTGCTCCTGATCCTCATCTGGCGCATTAGTAGCCTCCGGAGCATCACACCTTTCCTTATTGTCCTTTTTTGCTGGTTTCTTCTCTGCTTCCTGTTCCTCGTCCTTGATTCCTTGGGCCGCAGCGAACTCCAGCTTCTTCTTGGACAACCCAGTCCTGTTCTTGGACAATCCAATCCTGCGAGAGCTCAGGGATAAAGGCAGAGCCCGCGGAGTCTCCTGTTCTCCGCCTTTTGGTGTAATTGTAGCGGAATCCTCTCTCTGGAGTCTGATCAAAGGCGTGGACTGGCAACCACGCCTACTCAATCCGAGTCGGGGTCTCCGTCCAGATTGAGGCGTGTTAATTGCCTCCCCAGGCAtttaaaataagaaagaaGTACGATCTAAAAGATTTTGAAATGTCGCAGAACACAGAAATGCAAGCAGCTGTGCGCTTCGATATCGATAACACACGAAGTAAAAGGCTTAGTACCCGAAGTGTGCCAACAGAGGGCGCTACAAAGGAATGTAGATTATTAATAAAGATTATGTAAAtaatgtattaaattaaaactaatacaaatattcgaAATCTAACGTCTTTTTAAAATACCTCTTTTAAAACTGTTTCCAAATTAAAAGCcacaattttgttttattttattttattgagagtagtaattaaaaaattgcGTTTTAATACACAAtgcataaaactaaacataactATTTCCGGATTCAAAATTAACAATATAcagtacaaataaatattggaTATTGTTATCCAGTAAAATGTAAAGCAATTACAACTAAAacttgtttttcgattttagGTTCTTCGACAATTGCAACTTAACAGAAacgaattttatttaaattaatttgaagtGTAATGTATAACCAAACCGTAAAATATAACGCTGCTACTCTCCATTATTGATTAAACACTCGACTTAGGTTTTATTGTACTTTATTCTAGGTAGAATTGgtatgaatatataaactcGCGCTGAACGATCCTGTCTTTTGGGGACTGTATATAAAGTGTCTACAAAAACTAGGCGCGCACTCTCTATTGCTAATCGGTAATCCGTAATCTGCTCTATGACTAAACGTGACCTGATACTGATACATACTGCCGAATCGGGAAAGACTCGCGCGTGTACACATTTGGCTTAACTGCGATTTGCGATTCTGCGACCAGACCgactctgctctgctctgttCTGATATGACTATAAACTAACGTAGACGAGGCCTAGGGGCTAAAGCGATTGACTGGCTTACAAACTGAACCAAACGGGGTGGGGGAAACCAAACTTATTGCGGCAATCGACGGCAGGTGGTCGATGGCGAAAAGTACGAGGAAGCTCTTAAGGATCCAGCTTGTGGTAGCGCTCCACGTCGGCGCAGCGGAAGAATACTTTGCACACGCACTGCTGATCCTGCGAGAGCAGCACCAGGCACTCCCGGCAGACCAGATGGCGGCAGGTGCGTATCTCGTAGCCGAACTGCGCGCTCCGGCAGTTGATGCAGCTGGCGGGTGGAGCACTTGATGATCCCGAGCCTGCGCTGGAGTTCGTTGCCAACTGGCTAAACCGCGTCACCTTCTGCAGCGCCTGTTGGATGGCCTGCTCGATGGAGGTTGTGGTCGAGGTCACCGTGGCACAGGCGCTACCGTGATGGCTGTGCCTTGCTCTCTTGGCCGCCGGCGGCGAGTGCGGCGATCCCACGAAGGATGCCGCCGATGAGGATGTGGCCGTGGCAGTGGCCCTGCTcttgcgctgctgctgcttgtaGGCGCTGCTTAGTGCCGAATAGGTTCCCGCAGCCGGACTTATCTGTCCCGGCTGGCAGGTGCTGCTGGCGAACTGCGAGGCGTGACGACGACGCTGGCGTGAGGTGCCCAGCGAGCGGGGCACCGCCTTGAAGTGCTCCGAATTCTCCATGAGGAACTTCTCGATGCGCGCCTTTAGCGCCAGATTGAGAATCGCCTTGCGTTGCGCATTGAACTCCAGGCCTGTGAATGGATCCGAGGGCTGGCGACCCCACTTGGCCTCCTCCTCGGCGTGCTTGTCGATGGTGGACTGGTCCACCACTTTTCCAGACGGCAGCACGGTGGGAAAGATCTGAAGAGGCATTGAGAGAATTGATAAGCAGAGCTACTGAGTAAATGCAACTTTCATTATGAAGTTTTTAAACTAGGAATAAGCATTATTCACATGGCTTCCGATATCTACATTCTTAGACTTTGATAAAGTCATTATGACTGAACATTTGGAAGAATGATTcagaaatataataaatatgttattACTAGACTAGCATGTTTTTAAGAATGGCATATCTTCATTATAATTCAGTTCAAACCATTGAATCCTTGGAACTACATTTTCTAGAATATAATCCTGAAGCAATTGCAATCTATTTTATACTAACTCAGATAAAACTGGCTTGCGCTGAATCTAAGCAAGAAGATATTTACCATGAGCTCCCAAGTGATGGAGTCGAGGAACTCCTCAGGAATGGAGAGCGTCGACTGCTCCCTGAGCTCTGGAACATTTCGCGGTGGTGATCTCTGCCCGGTGGGCGTCTGGGCCGCGTCCCTCTGGCCGTAGGGATCGCTAATCTCGCTCCAGATGGTCTTCACCAGCTCCCGATCGGCTTTGTCCAGGGAACGGGCGGGCAGTCCCCACATCTGAACTTTCCTCAGGACCGGAGGACACCGCTCCGTGGCCCGTATTACCACCTTGACGCTGTTCGTGCTGGCCAGGATCTTGTGGGCGGACTTGAAGAAGAACACCTTCTCGCTCTGCTCCGAGTTGGAGCTGCTCCGCGAGTTGTAGTCGCTCTGGTAGCAGAAGGTCACCGAATCCACGCCACGCCCCAGATCGCGCACAAAGGCCACCCGTTCCCAAATGCCGTCGTGTCGTCCGTGCAATTCGAAGGCAGTGGATCGTAGGGCACCACAGGAGGGCCAAAGTTTGATGACCTTCATGTCCACCGCCTTGGGGAAGTCGAAGACGATCTCAATGGGCGGCTTGCAGACGGCGAAACACATGAATCCACGCTCCAGCTGCTCGATGTCGTCGGCCACCAGATTGGCTGCAGTGTACCCATCCTCGCAGACGGCGTCGCTCTCCACGGAGGGCTTCAGCTTCGGATTGAGGAAGTTGATCAGGCTGCTCATCGTGAATGGCCTATGTGCTGCTCTATACACTCAGCGTGT
This genomic stretch from Drosophila yakuba strain Tai18E2 chromosome 3R, Prin_Dyak_Tai18E2_2.1, whole genome shotgun sequence harbors:
- the LOC26534816 gene encoding uncharacterized protein LOC26534816, producing the protein MIYFKFSWLLVVVLLFISSQNAHAARKRKGKPKFSFPKIEINIHHNNIQIG
- the LOC6538879 gene encoding uncharacterized protein LOC6538879, with the protein product MAVSRVMDRRSHTRHPELDGARWTCRNCLYTRKCDYTLLVRAAGNRTPARSCLCRRVLANGSRAKRRQLWKITPIQGGTASVEGCVAEGELGLKQANSAHLSNRSFNPDFLRHLGLCRGRPPFPCTRGNQMNSLETNESDAAPEASPNRNPSVDSGPGFVRLKTKQKKLLRKALQKGLTREKALAVVQALPTVKGLLPAPYGIQSSNPYPYSVLVQCVRIGLAAESAGTSLTSEQMARIKEAIIDVTVEQSGSQKPQFEGCVARRGWLLVTCSNSSTSEWFKRNFYHIQSKVTTKLKLMDESELPRKNVVLGYFPDSLATSSQKVLEIIQAQNPVSTAEWRVMTRLNQGELLHLAMAVDNESHKKLIELKGTISFRFGRVKLCMKTPLDRKSVLNGKEDAFLEKAAETREVVPVPQAPVIRNSNPRNQCNNPWRSHNNPRMQWNQQQMLRYDPYNPRELPSHLLQASYSGPGYWSGGDGGLRPRTWPGNH
- the LOC6538880 gene encoding thyroid transcription factor 1-associated protein 26, yielding MKPRSQKGQGRPNGKPNKGPGKVAHNQKPYFKSKNNQKAKGEKPNKPEIRNMKRKEKAAQEAAEREKVRAERDAQVKAYKKKRLEKTKAISKRTQKGQPLMKDRMQLLLKQIEEMKRN
- the LOC6538881 gene encoding 28S ribosomal protein S18c, mitochondrial, producing the protein MLKLGKFLAQNATLVNLVGRQQLGAASRLYSAAPESSDSDLPIDITNPYEKDPQQCILCKHSIEPHYKNVKLLSQFQSPYTGRIYGRHITGLCKRRQEQVEQAILRAQQCLLMPGYHKDLDFLQDPKLFDPERPVRPHKY
- the LOC6538882 gene encoding uncharacterized protein LOC6538882 is translated as MPGEAINTPQSGRRPRLGLSRRGCQSTPLIRLQREDSATITPKGGEQETPRALPLSLSSRRIGLSKNRTGLSKKKLEFAAAQGIKDEEQEAEKKPAKKDNKERCDAPEATNAPDEDQEQGTRKKQLADSPRSSKIIELQGDIQIWHQAFKASVDDLLTMVEPGLSKDDLLTRLGIPHEMLRYLEEECA
- the LOC6538883 gene encoding RING finger protein 37, giving the protein MSSLINFLNPKLKPSVESDAVCEDGYTAANLVADDIEQLERGFMCFAVCKPPIEIVFDFPKAVDMKVIKLWPSCGALRSTAFELHGRHDGIWERVAFVRDLGRGVDSVTFCYQSDYNSRSSSNSEQSEKVFFFKSAHKILASTNSVKVVIRATERCPPVLRKVQMWGLPARSLDKADRELVKTIWSEISDPYGQRDAAQTPTGQRSPPRNVPELREQSTLSIPEEFLDSITWELMIFPTVLPSGKVVDQSTIDKHAEEEAKWGRQPSDPFTGLEFNAQRKAILNLALKARIEKFLMENSEHFKAVPRSLGTSRQRRRHASQFASSTCQPGQISPAAGTYSALSSAYKQQQRKSRATATATSSSAASFVGSPHSPPAAKRARHSHHGSACATVTSTTTSIEQAIQQALQKVTRFSQLATNSSAGSGSSSAPPASCINCRSAQFGYEIRTCRHLVCRECLVLLSQDQQCVCKVFFRCADVERYHKLDP